The Syntrophobacterales bacterium genome segment GGCGCCAATGGTCGCTAAAGATAGGACTGACTCAGGCTTTCATCCATCGGAACAACCGCCGAACCATAACGGCTTATCCCCTCCCTGTCGCCAAGAGCCTTCCGGACAGCCTTCCCGAGGCAGATGCCGATATCCTCGACCAAGTGGTGGTCGTC includes the following:
- a CDS encoding imidazoleglycerol-phosphate dehydratase, translating into DDHHLVEDIGICLGKAVRKALGDREGISRYGSAVVPMDESLSQSYL